Proteins encoded together in one Drosophila willistoni isolate 14030-0811.24 chromosome XR unlocalized genomic scaffold, UCI_dwil_1.1 Seg105, whole genome shotgun sequence window:
- the LOC6645057 gene encoding uncharacterized protein LOC6645057, producing the protein MGILSTIHSLKNWTMEHVWHALVQPKKPIEEKPPVIAFPNLGEDIRQVVQTKEFESALNSASPFLLASLGAWPGYWVYRGMDYHSHRMHVPLQIYIRQTFLQAKLLQFAIILAGIFTVVKEQRRSRMMPIDEP; encoded by the exons atgGGCATTTTAAGCACTATTCACAGCTTAAAGAACTGGACAATGGAGCATGTCTGGCATGCTTTAGTTCAACCGAAGAAACCTATTGAGGAAAAACCCCCAGTAATAGCATTTCCGAATCTTGGCGAGGATATACGGCAAGTAGTGCAGACGAAAGAGTTCGAGTCGGCCCTCAATTCAGCCTCACCATTTCTCCTGGCCAGCCTGGGTGCTTGGCCTGGCTATTGGGTATATAGGGGCATGGATTATCATTCACATAGAATGCATGTGCCATTACAGATATACATAAGACAG ACCTTTTTGCAGGCAAAACTTTTGCAATTTGCCATCATCTTGGCTGGCATATTTACTGTCGTTAAAGAGCAGCGTCGTTCTCGTATGATGCCCATCGATGAGCCCTAG
- the LOC6645058 gene encoding uncharacterized protein LOC6645058, with protein MEKLRSFFFKAKPMQDDLGMPQEDQQTEDVITQKQDMEQQFYNVEQGSDSNTLADNEEGKPNDIIKIAAGVVGEKDIFGSSRQVPDGQTQTQTEVQIPPSVTSPSPPTMEIPDAQLKIESEIEMPLPNAKVPKYREEQPVLIDYNKEFVKFIDQHTPKGFSQKLEEMVPYLGASFISWPTYWLYRGIHWQQKRNTERIGLYIQRTFQHAKMLQLVILATGLLMATTAGRSSSGLLIHEVSNKGSQIQNDN; from the exons atggaaaaactacGCAGTTTCTTCTTCAAAGCCAAACCCATGCAAGATGATTTGGGCATGCCTCAAGAAGATCAACAAACCGAAGATGTGATAACTCAAAAACAGGACATGGaacaacaattttataatgTAGAACAGGGCAGCGATAGCAATACCTTAGCTGACAATGAGGAAGGTAAGCCCAACGATATTATTAAGATAGCAGCTGGCGTCGTAGGAGAAAAAGATATCTTTGGATCCAGTCGACAAGTTCCAGATGGGCAAACTCAAACGCAAACAGAGGTTCAAATACCGCCCTCTGTGACGTCACCCTCGCCTCCAACAATGGAAATACCGGacgcacaattaaaaattgaatcaGAAATTGAGATGCCTTTACCGAATGCTAAAGTACCAAAATATCGTGAAGAGCAACCCGTGCTGATTGATTATAATAAAGAATTTGTGAAATTCATAGATCAACATACGCCCAAAGGTTTCTCCCAGAAACTAGAGGAAATGGTACCCTATTTGGGTGCCAGTTTTATATCCTGGCCAACATATTGGCTTTATAGGGGAATCCATTGGCAACAGAAACGAAATACGGAAAGAATTGGCCTCTACATACAGAGG ACTTTTCAGCATGCCAAAATGTTGCAGTTGGTTATTTTGGCCACTGGTCTTCTAATGGCCACCACAGCGGGTCGTTCGTCTTCAGGTCTATTGATACATGAAGTATCAAATAAGGGATCACAAATTCAAAATGACAACTAA